In Pannonibacter sp. XCT-53, the sequence CGCGCTGACGATCTGGCCGCGCTCCAGCGGCTGCGCCAGGGTCAGGACGGACACCATCTCCCGGGCCACGCCGCTGATGACCTGCTTGCGCGGGCCGGCAGCGGTGACCATCTCCACCGTCACGTCGAAGCGGCCATCGGCCCGCGACCACAGCGCCTGTTCGATGCGCACGGGATCGCCGGCGGCCGGGTCCACATGCACCGGCTGCGGTGTCCGCGCGAAGGCGATGTCGAGGTCCTCGGGGCGCACATCCTCGGCCTGGCCCGCGAGGGCTCCGGCGACCAGGGCCGACAGGCGGTCGGCATCGAGAACGATGGACTGCCGCTCGACCAGCACGTCCCGCAGCCCGTCGGTCCCGGCGGCAGACAGGCCCGCCGCACGGGCGCGTTCGGCCACCACGTCGGCCGGCACCCGGCCGCTGTGACCGAGGTCGGGAGAGCGGAACAGCGGCACGTTGGCGAGCAGGCCGGCGTTGGAATAGAAGTCGCCGACGGTGACCACATCGGAGCTGACGGCGACCTGGGAGCGCAGGACCGGAGCCTCGAGGGCAAGGGCCTGGACGGCGGCCAGGGCCGACGCCAGCAGCGCCAGACCGGCAAGGACGAAGCGACGCATCAGATCCTCCCCTCAGCGGATGTTGGTGGTGGTGGAGTACATGTCGTCCGCCGCCTTGATGACGCGCGAGTTCATCTCGTAGGCGCGCTGGGCGGCGATCAGGTCGGCGATCTCCGAGACGGCCTCCACGTTGGCCATCTCGAGGAAGCCCTGCTGCAGGTTGCCGTAGCCGTCCTGGTCCGGGTTGCCGACCTGGGCCGCACCCGATGCCTCGGTCTCGAGGAACAGGTTGTCGCCGATGGCTTCCAGACCGGACTTGTTGACGAAGCGGGCGATCTGGATCTGGCCGAGCTGCTGCGCGGCTCCCCCGACGATCGCCTGCACCGCGCCCTCGGTGGAGATGGTCACGTCGCGGGCATCCTGCGGGATGACGATGCCGGGCAGGACCGAGTAGCCATCGACGGTGACCAGCGTGCCGGTGGCGTCGCGCTCGAAGGAGCCGTCGCGGGTGTAGGCGGTGGTACCGTCCGGCAGCTGGATCTGGAAGAAGCCTTCGCCGCGGATGGCGACGTCGAGTTCCTTGTCGGTCTGCTGCAGGTTGCCCTGGCTCATGATGCGGGCGGTGGCGGCGGTCTTCACGCCGGAGCCGATCTGCACGCCGGTCGGCACGATGGTGCCGGCGGCCGAGGTGTCCGTGCCCATGCGGCGCAGGTTCTGGTACAGCAGATCCTGGAAGTCCGCGCGCTGGCGCTTGAAGCCCGTGGTCCGCATGTTGGCCACGTTGTTCGAGATGACTTCGACGTTGAGTTCCTGGGCCTTCATGCCCGTTGCGGCGATATGGAGTGCCTTCATCTGTCAGTTCTCCTGCCGCTCAGGCCTGGGTCGAGCCGAGGCGCTCGATGGCCTGTCGTGACAGGTCATCGGTGTCCTTGAGCATCTTGGTGACGGACTCGTACTTGCGGGTGATCTCGATCATGTCGGCGATCTCGACCACGCCCTGGACGTTGGAGCCTTCCAGCCCGCCCTGGATCACGCGGACCCGGCCGACAGGGTCCGGATTTTCGTAGGTGACGAGATTGTTGCCGATGGCGATGGCGTTCTGCGGGTTGTTCATGGCCACAAGGCGCAGGCGGCCGCGCGTGCCCAGCTCCGTGGAGATCGTGCCGTCGTCGGAGATGGAGATCTTGCCGTCCTCGCGGGTGAAGCTGATCGGGCCGCCTTCGGTCAGCACGGGGCGACCTTCGGAGGTCACCAGCTGCCCGGTGTTGCTGAGGTGGAAGGCGCCGTTGCGGGTGAAGGCTTCGGTGCCATCCTCCATCTGGACGGCAAACCAGCCCTCGCCATCCACCGCGACGTCCAGCGGATTGCCGGTGAGCTGGATGCTGCCGGCGAGGAAATTGGTGATCGTGCGGGCATCCTGGACATAGGACAGCCGCAGGTCGCCGCGCGGAAAGGCGCTCGCCTCCGCGACAGGCATGACATACTCCTGAAAGATCATGCGCTTGGCCTTGAAGCCCGAGGTGTTGAGGTTCGCGATGTTGTTCGCGACCACATCCATCTGGCGCCGCAGCGTGATCTGACGCGACAGGTTGATTAACTGCGCGTTTTCCATGTTAACGATTCCTTATGCTCCCCGAGGGACGCCAGACCTCCCCAGGCCCGTCGTCCGTCCCCACATAAGCAGGGAGCGTGCCAACTCCTAAATCGTTGAAACGATTGGTTTTTGTTTTTTGGCCTCGGCCGGGTCGGCAAATAGGTGAGGAAAAAACGAACCAGTCGGCAACACCTGCCGGGTGAATCCGGTAAGGGATTGGTAACCACTCGTTAACCATTAACCCTTTAGAAACCATTTCACGCGCGCGCAGGCGGCGATGAGGCAGGCGGAGCAGTCCATGGCGGCGGAAGCTGAAGCCGAAGGCGAAGACGGCGCAGAAGGCAAGAAGGGTCTAGGCAAGAAGAAGCTGATGATCATCGGCGGCGGTGCCGTGGCGGCCCTGCTGCTGATCGGTGGCGGCGCATACTTCTTCCTGTTTGCCGGCGGCGAAGAGCCGGAAGTCGATCCGAACGCGCCGCCCGTCGAGGAGCAGGTGCCGGTCGTCTTCTTCGAGCTGCCGGAGATGACGGTGAACCTGTCGACCACGGGCCGGGCGACCTACCTGCGGGTGCGCATTGCGCTCGAGGTCCAGGACCAGGCCACGGTCGACCGGATCACGCCGCTGCTGCCCCGCATTCTCGATGCGTTCCAGATCTACCTGCGCGAGCTGCGTCCGGCGGATCTGGAAGGGTCCGCCGGCCTGTTCCGGCTCAAGGAAGAACTGCTGCGCCGCATCAACCTCTCGGTCTATCCGTCCAAGGTGAATGCGGTCCTCTTCAAGGAAATCCTGATCCAGTGATGGTGCGGCATGGCTGACGACGACGACGATCTGACGGATGGCGACCTGGCCGATGCCTGGGGCGCAGCCCTGGCCGAGCAGGGGGTAGGGGACGACGACGACGACCTCGCCGCCGCCTGGGGGGCTGCGCTGGAAGAGCAGGGTGTTGGCAACGCCGACGACATGGCGGCCCAGTGGGCGGCGATGATCGACGACAGCGAGCCGGAACTCGAGAACGCCACGCGCGGTGCCGACCGTGTCCTGAACCAGGAGGAAATCGACAACCTCCTCGGCTTCAACATCGAGGACACGATCGCCGGCGACCAGAGCGGCATCCGGGCGCTGATCAACTCGGCAATGGTGTCCTACGAGCGCCTGCCGATGCTGGAAATCGTGTTCGACCGGCTCGTCCGGCTGACCACGACGTCCCTGCGCAACTTCACGTCCGACAACGTCGAAGTCTCGCTCGACTCGATTTCGTCCGTGCGTTTCGGTGACTACCTGAACTCGATCCCGCTGCCGGCGATCCTTGGCGTCTTCAAGGCCGAGGAATGGGACGGTTTCGGCCTGGTGACGGTTGAATCGAGCCTGATCTATTCAATCATCGACGTGCTGCTCGGCGGTGGCCGCGGCACCAGCGGCATCCGCGTCGAGGGTCGGCCCTACACCACGATCGAGGTGAACCTCGTCCGCCGGATGCTGGAAATCATCCTGGCCGACGCGCAGCAGGCCTTCGCGCCGCTGTCGCCGGTGCACTTCAATCTGGAGCGCCTCGAAACCAACCCGCGCTTCGCGGCGATTTCGCGCCCGGCCAACGCGGCCATCCTTGTCGAGCTGCGCATCGACATGGAAGACCGCGGCGGCACGATCGAAATCATGATGCCCTATGCCACGCTCGAGCCGATCCGCGATCTGCTCCTGCAGATGTTCATGGGCGAGAAGTTCGGCCGCGATCCGATCTGGGAAGGCCATCTGGCTAGTGAAATTTACGCAGCGGAAGTCGAAGTCGACGCGGTTCTCTACGAGACCTTCCTGCCTCTCGGCCGTGTTCTGAGCTTCGACGTGGGTCAAACGCTCATTTTCAATGTGGAACCAACCGATCCCATCACCATCAAATGCGGCAACGTGCCCCTGACGGAGGGTACACTCGGCCGAGTTGAGGATTCGATCGCGATTCGGGTCACGCGCGGCTTGCGGCGGCCAAAGATGACACTGGCGGCCTTCGAGCGCGCGATGCAGAAGGAAATGGAAAGCACATGAGCTCCCTGCCCATCGGAATGATCATCGAGAGCCTGGTGGCGGTGCTTCTGGTCGTCACCATCGGATATTGCTGGATCCTCAACCGCCGGCTGCAGCGGCTGAGGGCCGACGAGGAAACGCTGCGCGCCACGATCTCCGAGCTGATCACGGCAACGGAAATCGCCGAGCGCGCCATTCTCGGCCTGAAGGCGACTGCCAACGAGGCCGACAAGACCCTGGGCAGCCGCCTTGGACAGGCCGAGCAGATGTCCAAGATGCTGGCCGAACAGCTTGGCGAGGGCGAGCTTGTCCTGGCGCGCATCTCGCAGATCGCCGAGGCCGCCCGCAGCGCCCAGTCGGCGCAGACCGCAGAGGCCAATCGCCGCGCCGCAGAAGACCAGGCCGAGGCCGCGCGTCGGGCCGCTGGCCAGAGCCAGGCTCAGGCCCAGATCCAGGCGCGGGCCCAGGCCTACGCCCAGGCAGCCGCGGCACAGGGCGGCTATCCGTCTGCCCGCCCGGCGGCCGCGGCCCCGGCGCCCGCATCAACCCCGGCCTTCACCGCGCCGCAGTCGGCTGCCCGTCCGGCCGCGACGGCCCCGGCCTATCAGCCGGCTGCCGCAGGCACCTACCGTCCGGCTGCCCAGGCCCCGGTGCCGCCCGCTGCCCCGGCCGTGAAGCCCACCGCTCCGATGACCGCCCAGCCCGGTGTGTCGACCCGCGACATCCGCGCGGCGGCTGCCGAGGCGACGGCGCGTCTTGAGCGCTTCCGCAAGAAGTCGGAGGAGGCCGCAGCTTGACGCTCCGACTGCTTCCGATTGTCGGCATTGCAGCCAGCGCCCTGCTGGGGTTGAAGGTGCTCGGGCTCGTGCTCGGGCACCCGACCGATGTCTTGCCGATTCAGGAAGCACAGGCGCAATCGGCCCCGGCGGGCCAGACGCCGCCGCCGCCACCGGCCACAGGTGCGCAGCCTCCCGCCCCAGGGACTGAGCCTGCCGCGCCTGCCGGCGAGGCCGGGCAGGCGGCCCCTGCCGCCGGCGAAGCCCCCGCCGAGGCCGCGCCCGCTGGCGATGCCGCCGCCAATGCCGAGCCGCCCATCCCGACCGAAATGGAGATCGGCGGGTCTGCCGCCGAGCGCGCGGTGCTCGAAAGCCTCGGACAGCGCCGGCGCGCGCTGCAGGACCAGGAAGGGCAGATCGACCTGCGCGAGAAGCTGCTGCAGGCAACGGAAGACCGGGTCCAGCAGCGCGTCGACGAGCTGAAGGCTCTGGAGCAGAAGATCCAGCAGGCCGTCGAGGAGAAGCGCAAGCAGGAAGAGAGCGAAGTCGCCGCCCTTGTGGTCATGTACGAGAACATGAAGCCGAAGGATGCGGCCCGCATTTTCGACCGGCTGGAGCTTGAAATCCTGCTCAAGGTCGTGCGGCAGATGAAGCCGCGCAAGATGGCTGACATTCTGGCCAAGATGAACCCGGAAGCCGCCGAGAAGCTGACGGTGGCGATCGCCAGCGGCGATACCGGCCAGCAGGCCTCCGCCGACGCACCGGCGCAGCTGCCCAAGATCGGCGGAAACTGAAATCAGGCCAGTTTAAGGGGTTCATGTAAGGCCGCGTTAAGGCCAGCGCCCTAGGGTTAGGCGTGACGCCGAGCGAGAGGATAACCCTGACTTTGTTGATGTTTGTGAGGCAAGCGTATGAGTTCGCCTCGTCCCGGGGCGCCGCAGCCGCCCGGCTTCTGCCGGGGAGGGCGCGGGCCCGGTTTGCCCGGCTGCTGGCGGCCGGCCTCGCGCTCCAGATCCTTCTCGTTCCGCTCTGCCTGTCGCTTGCCCTGCGGACCGCGCAGGCCGAGAACCTTGCCATCGTCGAGCTGCAGGCCAAGGCCGAGGAAGGCTATGGCCGTCTCATCCTGACCTTCAAGGACAAGACGCTGCTGCCGCATTACGATGCGACGGTTACCAGCGGCGTCCTGCGCATCGCCTTTGAAGAGCCGATCGCCATCAGCGTTGACGATGTTCCCCTGCAGCTGCGCGACTACATCGCCGTTGCCCGGC encodes:
- the flgA gene encoding flagellar basal body P-ring formation chaperone FlgA, producing MRRFVLAGLALLASALAAVQALALEAPVLRSQVAVSSDVVTVGDFYSNAGLLANVPLFRSPDLGHSGRVPADVVAERARAAGLSAAGTDGLRDVLVERQSIVLDADRLSALVAGALAGQAEDVRPEDLDIAFARTPQPVHVDPAAGDPVRIEQALWSRADGRFDVTVEMVTAAGPRKQVISGVAREMVSVLTLAQPLERGQIVSADDFTVMRLPRSRVPARSVTDPAEVAGLAARSNMRPGRPLSRSDFERPQLIARGDQVTLVYEVGAMRLTTKGQALAAGAEGDLIDIVNTQSRRTVTGTVIGRGQVRVGTAPRTVAALDETPAKETAQ
- a CDS encoding flagellar basal body-associated FliL family protein, producing MAAEAEAEGEDGAEGKKGLGKKKLMIIGGGAVAALLLIGGGAYFFLFAGGEEPEVDPNAPPVEEQVPVVFFELPEMTVNLSTTGRATYLRVRIALEVQDQATVDRITPLLPRILDAFQIYLRELRPADLEGSAGLFRLKEELLRRINLSVYPSKVNAVLFKEILIQ
- the flgG gene encoding flagellar basal-body rod protein FlgG, yielding MKALHIAATGMKAQELNVEVISNNVANMRTTGFKRQRADFQDLLYQNLRRMGTDTSAAGTIVPTGVQIGSGVKTAATARIMSQGNLQQTDKELDVAIRGEGFFQIQLPDGTTAYTRDGSFERDATGTLVTVDGYSVLPGIVIPQDARDVTISTEGAVQAIVGGAAQQLGQIQIARFVNKSGLEAIGDNLFLETEASGAAQVGNPDQDGYGNLQQGFLEMANVEAVSEIADLIAAQRAYEMNSRVIKAADDMYSTTTNIR
- the fliM gene encoding flagellar motor switch protein FliM, whose amino-acid sequence is MADDDDDLTDGDLADAWGAALAEQGVGDDDDDLAAAWGAALEEQGVGNADDMAAQWAAMIDDSEPELENATRGADRVLNQEEIDNLLGFNIEDTIAGDQSGIRALINSAMVSYERLPMLEIVFDRLVRLTTTSLRNFTSDNVEVSLDSISSVRFGDYLNSIPLPAILGVFKAEEWDGFGLVTVESSLIYSIIDVLLGGGRGTSGIRVEGRPYTTIEVNLVRRMLEIILADAQQAFAPLSPVHFNLERLETNPRFAAISRPANAAILVELRIDMEDRGGTIEIMMPYATLEPIRDLLLQMFMGEKFGRDPIWEGHLASEIYAAEVEVDAVLYETFLPLGRVLSFDVGQTLIFNVEPTDPITIKCGNVPLTEGTLGRVEDSIAIRVTRGLRRPKMTLAAFERAMQKEMEST
- the flgF gene encoding flagellar basal-body rod protein FlgF, which gives rise to MENAQLINLSRQITLRRQMDVVANNIANLNTSGFKAKRMIFQEYVMPVAEASAFPRGDLRLSYVQDARTITNFLAGSIQLTGNPLDVAVDGEGWFAVQMEDGTEAFTRNGAFHLSNTGQLVTSEGRPVLTEGGPISFTREDGKISISDDGTISTELGTRGRLRLVAMNNPQNAIAIGNNLVTYENPDPVGRVRVIQGGLEGSNVQGVVEIADMIEITRKYESVTKMLKDTDDLSRQAIERLGSTQA
- a CDS encoding MotE family protein, giving the protein MTLRLLPIVGIAASALLGLKVLGLVLGHPTDVLPIQEAQAQSAPAGQTPPPPPATGAQPPAPGTEPAAPAGEAGQAAPAAGEAPAEAAPAGDAAANAEPPIPTEMEIGGSAAERAVLESLGQRRRALQDQEGQIDLREKLLQATEDRVQQRVDELKALEQKIQQAVEEKRKQEESEVAALVVMYENMKPKDAARIFDRLELEILLKVVRQMKPRKMADILAKMNPEAAEKLTVAIASGDTGQQASADAPAQLPKIGGN
- a CDS encoding DUF6468 domain-containing protein, producing MSSLPIGMIIESLVAVLLVVTIGYCWILNRRLQRLRADEETLRATISELITATEIAERAILGLKATANEADKTLGSRLGQAEQMSKMLAEQLGEGELVLARISQIAEAARSAQSAQTAEANRRAAEDQAEAARRAAGQSQAQAQIQARAQAYAQAAAAQGGYPSARPAAAAPAPASTPAFTAPQSAARPAATAPAYQPAAAGTYRPAAQAPVPPAAPAVKPTAPMTAQPGVSTRDIRAAAAEATARLERFRKKSEEAAA